One genomic region from Actinocatenispora thailandica encodes:
- a CDS encoding acyl-CoA mutase large subunit family protein yields the protein MTGAYRSESGIELPAVAGPDDVRPGLDARLGAPGEYPFTRGVYPTMYTSRPWTMRQYAGFGTARESNARYHQLLAAGGHGLSVAFDLPTQMGYDSDDPIARGEVGKVGVAIDSIDDMRTLFDRIPLGEVSTSMTINAPAAVLLLLYQLVAEEQGVPGAKLTGTIQNDVLKEYIARGTYIFPPRPSLRLVADTFGYCAAELPRWNTISISGYHMAEAGATPVQEIAFTLADGIEYVRTAVEAGLSVDDFAPRLSFFFVARTTLLEEVAKFRAARRIWARIMRERFGATNPKAQMLRFHTQTAGVQLTAQQPEVNLVRVAVQGLGAVLGGTQSLHTNSYDEAIALPTEKAARLALRTQQVLAYETDLTGTVDPFAGSYLVESMTDEVEDAAVALIDKVFEHGSAVAAIESGFQKRQIELSAYEVAQQIESGERTVVGVNRFVTDDDEPYQPLRVDPAIGAEQEKRLAALRADRDDPAVRAALDTVRAAAAGTDNVLPPLKAALAARATVGEVCHALRDVWGTYRPVEQF from the coding sequence ATGACCGGGGCGTACCGGTCGGAGTCGGGCATCGAGCTGCCCGCGGTGGCCGGTCCGGACGACGTCCGGCCGGGCCTCGACGCGCGGCTGGGTGCGCCCGGTGAATATCCGTTCACTCGGGGCGTATATCCCACGATGTACACCTCCCGGCCGTGGACCATGCGCCAGTATGCCGGGTTCGGTACGGCGCGCGAATCCAACGCCCGCTATCACCAACTGCTCGCCGCCGGCGGTCACGGCCTGTCCGTCGCGTTCGATCTGCCCACCCAGATGGGGTACGACTCGGACGACCCGATCGCCCGCGGCGAGGTCGGCAAGGTGGGCGTCGCGATCGACTCGATCGACGACATGCGCACCCTGTTCGACCGGATCCCGCTCGGCGAGGTGTCCACCTCGATGACGATCAACGCGCCGGCCGCGGTGCTGCTGCTGCTCTACCAGCTGGTCGCCGAGGAGCAGGGCGTGCCGGGGGCGAAGCTGACCGGCACCATCCAGAACGACGTGCTCAAGGAGTACATCGCCCGGGGGACCTACATCTTCCCGCCGCGGCCGTCGCTGCGGCTGGTGGCCGACACCTTCGGCTACTGCGCGGCCGAGCTGCCGCGGTGGAACACCATCTCGATCTCCGGCTACCACATGGCCGAGGCCGGTGCGACGCCCGTCCAGGAGATCGCGTTCACCCTCGCCGACGGCATCGAGTACGTGCGGACCGCGGTCGAGGCGGGGCTGTCCGTCGACGACTTCGCCCCCCGGCTGAGTTTCTTCTTCGTGGCCCGTACGACGCTGCTGGAGGAGGTGGCGAAGTTCCGCGCGGCGCGCCGGATCTGGGCCCGGATCATGCGCGAGCGGTTCGGTGCGACCAACCCGAAGGCGCAGATGCTGCGGTTCCACACGCAGACCGCCGGGGTGCAGCTGACCGCCCAGCAGCCGGAGGTGAACCTGGTCCGGGTGGCGGTCCAGGGCCTCGGTGCGGTGCTCGGCGGCACCCAGTCGCTGCACACCAACTCGTACGACGAGGCGATCGCGCTGCCGACCGAGAAGGCGGCCCGCCTCGCCCTGCGCACCCAGCAGGTGCTGGCCTACGAGACCGACCTGACCGGCACCGTCGACCCGTTCGCCGGGTCGTACCTGGTCGAGTCGATGACCGACGAGGTGGAGGACGCCGCGGTCGCGCTGATCGACAAGGTCTTCGAGCACGGCTCGGCGGTGGCGGCGATCGAGTCCGGCTTCCAGAAGCGGCAGATCGAGCTGTCCGCGTACGAGGTGGCGCAGCAGATCGAGTCCGGCGAGCGCACCGTGGTGGGGGTCAACCGGTTCGTCACCGACGACGACGAGCCGTACCAGCCGCTGCGGGTCGACCCGGCGATCGGCGCGGAGCAGGAGAAGCGGCTCGCCGCGCTGCGCGCCGACCGGGACGACCCGGCGGTCCGGGCGGCGCTCGACACGGTGCGCGCCGCCGCGGCCGGTACCGACAACGTGCTGCCGCCGCTGAAGGCGGCGCTGGCCGCTCGGGCCACGGTCGGCGAGGTGTGCCACGCGCTGCGTGACGTGTGGGGCACCTACCGCCCGGTCGAGCAGTTCTGA
- a CDS encoding amidohydrolase: MTASTLSADLPTPCEPGSDPLPDLLADWLGRHQADLVALRRHLHAHPELSGHEQNTAAHLAGVLTAAGLTPRLLPTGNGVLCEVGPDDPGTPLIALRGDIDALPMDDVKDVPYRSTVAGACHACGHDVHATVVAGAGLALAELARRGQLPGRVRLLLQPTEEKFPSGAPQMVAAGGLADARAVFAFHCDPKLPTGMVGVRSGPLTAAADMMRIRLSGAGGHTARPHLTADLVNALAKVVVEVPALVARRADPRSGISVVFGAVHAGQAANAIPREGTAEATVRVLDRAAWGEAPALVEELVHAAAAGTGTRVEVDYSRGVPPVVNDRAAAAVFGAAATAALGREHVVEAPISMGGEDFAWYLEHVPGAMARLGVGRPGEQLDLHQPNFDVDEAAIGHGVRVLVHTALAALSDPSL; this comes from the coding sequence GTGACTGCATCCACGCTCAGCGCCGACCTGCCCACCCCGTGCGAGCCGGGTTCCGACCCGCTGCCCGACCTGCTGGCCGACTGGCTCGGCCGGCACCAGGCCGACCTCGTCGCGCTGCGGCGGCACCTGCACGCGCATCCGGAGCTGTCCGGGCACGAGCAGAACACGGCGGCGCACCTGGCCGGCGTGCTGACCGCGGCCGGGCTGACGCCGCGGCTGCTGCCGACCGGCAACGGGGTGCTCTGCGAGGTCGGGCCGGACGACCCGGGCACCCCGCTGATCGCGCTGCGCGGGGACATCGACGCACTGCCGATGGACGACGTCAAGGACGTCCCGTACCGCTCGACCGTGGCCGGCGCCTGCCACGCCTGCGGTCACGACGTGCACGCCACGGTGGTCGCCGGGGCCGGGCTGGCGCTCGCCGAGCTGGCCCGGCGCGGCCAGTTGCCCGGCCGGGTACGGCTGCTGTTGCAGCCGACCGAGGAGAAGTTCCCGTCCGGCGCCCCGCAGATGGTCGCCGCCGGGGGGCTCGCCGACGCCCGCGCGGTGTTCGCGTTCCACTGCGACCCGAAGCTGCCCACCGGGATGGTGGGGGTCCGGTCCGGTCCGCTGACCGCGGCGGCCGACATGATGCGCATCCGACTGTCCGGTGCCGGTGGCCACACCGCCCGGCCGCACCTGACCGCCGACCTGGTCAACGCGCTGGCCAAGGTCGTCGTCGAGGTACCGGCGCTGGTCGCCCGCCGGGCCGACCCGCGCTCGGGCATCTCGGTGGTGTTCGGCGCGGTGCACGCCGGGCAGGCGGCGAACGCGATCCCGCGCGAGGGTACCGCCGAGGCCACCGTCCGGGTGCTCGATCGCGCGGCGTGGGGCGAGGCGCCGGCGCTGGTGGAGGAGCTGGTGCACGCGGCGGCGGCCGGCACCGGCACCCGGGTCGAGGTCGACTACAGCCGCGGGGTGCCGCCGGTGGTCAACGACCGCGCCGCGGCGGCGGTGTTCGGTGCCGCGGCGACCGCCGCGCTCGGCCGCGAGCACGTGGTGGAGGCGCCGATCAGCATGGGCGGTGAGGACTTCGCCTGGTACCTGGAGCACGTCCCGGGCGCGATGGCCCGGCTCGGGGTCGGGCGGCCGGGCGAGCAGCTCGACCTGCACCAGCCGAACTTCGACGTGGACGAGGCGGCGATCGGGCACGGCGTCCGGGTGCTGGTGCACACCGCGCTCGCCGCGCTTTCCGATCCGTCGCTGTGA
- a CDS encoding FAS1-like dehydratase domain-containing protein, protein MPLNASLVGRSYPPTEPYEVSREHIRIFAESLHDDNPLYLDPAAARAAGYRDVLASPTFLTVLSERAERAQVAADVELGLDYSQTVHGFQRFVHLRPVHPGDVLNLEAHIDDIRVTGGIGLVTVSCKVFRDSTEHVATMYCTMVERPVGVPLS, encoded by the coding sequence ATGCCGCTCAACGCCAGCCTGGTCGGCCGAAGCTACCCACCGACCGAGCCGTACGAGGTCAGCCGTGAGCACATTCGGATCTTCGCCGAGTCGCTGCACGACGACAATCCGCTCTACCTCGATCCGGCCGCGGCGCGCGCCGCCGGCTACCGGGACGTTCTCGCGTCGCCGACGTTCCTGACCGTGCTGTCCGAGCGCGCGGAGCGGGCGCAGGTCGCCGCCGACGTCGAACTCGGCCTGGACTACAGCCAGACCGTGCACGGCTTCCAGCGGTTCGTGCACCTCCGGCCGGTGCACCCGGGTGACGTGCTCAACCTCGAGGCCCACATCGACGACATTCGAGTCACCGGCGGGATCGGCCTGGTCACGGTGAGTTGCAAGGTGTTCCGGGACAGCACCGAGCACGTCGCGACGATGTACTGCACGATGGTCGAGCGGCCCGTCGGGGTGCCGCTGAGCTGA
- a CDS encoding helix-turn-helix transcriptional regulator, producing MSPVSPAGARESLTERVEELDTLKLCVERLLAGSSGLLVIEGSAGVGKTCLLAALVTLARRSGAQALTASGGPSEPDMPLGLRSQLFGQDGRHEPLDPPPERLAEAFDALHGKLVRLAGTGPLVIAVDDVHLLDALSLRWLGFLSRRLGELPAILAVTGRTDEIAAMATGTQTDLRYSLDATTLRPAALSRTGVAAMLRSRLRAPIDDDFAATVHRLTSGNPRFVTEVCQTLATENLEPAKTDLAALRQLAPPGVTRYVLGRLRHNDPTTAAVARAIAVVGGGTCASTIAAMCGMERGSVADVITELAQLGILRSSEPATFVHPIVRNALYASLRSSERQQYHRNAAALLTEQHGDPAQVARHLLASSPAIDPELVDTLCQVAVDLIARGEHALGTECLQRAIHGSMSPTHRGRLALKLGSALAVHHPASAISHLRHASMVVRQPDQVNAAHRALSEALAGDGQVLEAVEVLDDCASQLTGVRPELASKARDSATLLSLLHGDTARDARSRLPTDRPRGDAARTVLATATAALGAAWSGNDREYWVRALAGVVDSNALANLQPIECLAVVLPLLYADRLDLADRLLGRLDDETTGAVAEIAALRSWVALARGHVPAAADQARRAAAAVDDGKGIPLYTDHRSALLLTLTELGEVDEVNRIVDLTAPADELPPHWRYAQLLACRGQIRVANGELHAGLTDLRECGRRLTEFGVTNPAVNRWRSATAIALTRAGEPGRARQLADEQLRDARRWGTPRAIGSALHVRGLVAEETADRARYLSDAVGRLRDSPGMLELARALIDLGAAQIDCGAAPQARDLLREALDLAQRCGAVQLTDRARRELVRSGARPRRRTESGLGSLTSAERRTALLAAQGQTNREIAQQLFVTQRTIELHLTNTYRKLRVSGRAGLIALLAEEAVEPTPLPGPYALPSPHEAHRSDGPAA from the coding sequence ATGTCGCCGGTCAGCCCAGCCGGAGCGCGCGAATCACTGACGGAACGGGTCGAGGAACTCGACACGCTCAAGCTGTGCGTCGAACGGCTGCTCGCGGGGTCGTCCGGCCTACTCGTGATCGAAGGCAGCGCCGGAGTGGGCAAGACCTGCCTGCTGGCCGCCCTCGTGACGCTCGCCCGGCGATCCGGTGCCCAGGCGCTCACCGCCTCCGGCGGCCCGAGCGAGCCCGACATGCCGCTCGGCCTGCGCAGCCAGCTGTTCGGACAGGACGGCCGGCACGAGCCGCTCGACCCGCCGCCGGAGCGGCTCGCCGAAGCGTTCGACGCGCTGCACGGCAAGCTCGTCCGGCTGGCCGGCACCGGGCCGCTCGTCATCGCGGTCGACGACGTCCACCTGCTCGACGCGCTGTCGTTGCGGTGGCTCGGTTTCCTCAGCCGGCGGCTCGGTGAGCTGCCGGCGATCCTCGCCGTCACCGGACGTACCGACGAGATCGCCGCGATGGCCACCGGCACGCAGACCGACCTGCGGTACAGCCTGGACGCGACGACGCTCCGGCCGGCCGCGCTGAGCCGGACGGGCGTTGCCGCGATGCTGCGATCCCGGCTGCGGGCACCGATCGACGACGACTTCGCCGCCACCGTCCACCGCTTGACGTCGGGCAACCCGCGGTTCGTCACCGAGGTCTGCCAGACCCTCGCCACCGAGAACCTCGAACCGGCCAAGACCGACCTGGCCGCCCTACGGCAGCTGGCGCCGCCCGGCGTGACCCGGTACGTGCTGGGACGGTTGCGGCACAACGATCCGACCACCGCGGCCGTGGCCCGTGCGATCGCCGTCGTGGGCGGCGGTACCTGCGCGTCGACGATCGCGGCGATGTGCGGCATGGAGCGCGGTTCGGTCGCCGACGTCATCACCGAACTCGCCCAGCTCGGCATCCTGCGCAGCTCCGAGCCGGCCACGTTCGTCCACCCGATCGTGCGCAACGCCCTCTACGCGAGCCTTCGCTCGTCGGAACGCCAGCAGTACCACCGGAACGCGGCGGCGCTGCTCACCGAGCAGCACGGCGATCCGGCGCAGGTGGCGCGGCACCTGCTCGCCAGCAGCCCGGCGATCGACCCGGAGCTGGTCGACACCCTCTGCCAGGTCGCCGTCGACCTGATCGCGCGGGGCGAGCACGCCCTCGGTACCGAGTGCCTGCAACGCGCGATCCACGGATCCATGTCGCCGACGCACCGCGGCCGGCTCGCGCTGAAGCTCGGCTCGGCGCTGGCCGTGCACCATCCCGCCAGCGCGATCTCCCACCTGCGGCACGCGAGCATGGTGGTACGCCAGCCGGACCAGGTCAACGCCGCGCACCGGGCGCTGAGCGAGGCGCTGGCCGGGGACGGCCAGGTGTTGGAGGCCGTCGAGGTGCTCGACGACTGCGCCAGCCAACTGACCGGGGTCCGGCCGGAGCTCGCCAGCAAGGCCCGCGACTCGGCCACCCTGCTGTCACTGCTGCACGGCGACACCGCCCGGGACGCCCGATCCCGGCTGCCCACCGACCGCCCGCGCGGCGACGCGGCCCGGACCGTTCTCGCCACCGCCACCGCAGCGCTCGGCGCCGCCTGGTCCGGCAACGACCGGGAGTACTGGGTCCGGGCGCTCGCCGGGGTGGTCGACTCGAACGCGCTGGCGAACCTGCAACCGATCGAGTGCCTGGCGGTGGTGCTGCCGCTGCTGTACGCCGACCGGCTCGATCTGGCCGACCGGCTGCTCGGGCGGCTCGACGACGAGACGACCGGCGCGGTGGCCGAGATCGCCGCGCTGCGCTCCTGGGTCGCCCTGGCCCGCGGGCACGTACCGGCCGCCGCCGACCAGGCACGGCGGGCCGCCGCGGCCGTCGACGACGGCAAGGGCATCCCGCTGTACACCGACCACCGGTCGGCGCTGCTGCTCACGCTGACCGAACTGGGCGAGGTGGACGAGGTCAACCGCATCGTCGACCTGACCGCGCCGGCCGACGAACTCCCGCCGCACTGGCGGTACGCGCAGCTGCTCGCCTGCCGCGGCCAGATCAGGGTGGCGAACGGCGAGCTGCACGCCGGGCTGACCGACCTGCGGGAGTGCGGGCGGCGGCTGACCGAGTTCGGGGTGACGAACCCGGCGGTCAACCGCTGGCGGTCGGCGACCGCCATCGCGCTCACCCGCGCCGGCGAGCCGGGCCGGGCCCGGCAGCTCGCCGACGAGCAGCTGCGCGACGCCCGGCGGTGGGGCACCCCGCGGGCGATCGGGTCGGCGCTGCACGTGCGTGGCCTGGTGGCCGAGGAGACGGCGGACCGTGCCCGCTACCTGAGCGACGCCGTCGGTCGGCTCCGGGACTCCCCCGGGATGCTGGAGCTGGCCCGGGCCCTGATCGATCTCGGCGCCGCGCAGATCGACTGCGGGGCCGCACCGCAGGCGCGCGACCTGCTGCGCGAGGCGCTCGACCTGGCCCAGCGGTGCGGCGCGGTGCAGCTGACCGACCGGGCCCGCCGCGAGCTGGTGCGCTCCGGCGCCCGGCCACGGCGCCGCACCGAATCCGGATTGGGCTCGCTGACCTCGGCCGAACGGCGCACCGCGCTGCTCGCCGCACAGGGCCAGACGAACCGGGAGATCGCCCAGCAGCTGTTCGTCACGCAGCGCACGATCGAACTGCACCTGACCAACACGTACCGCAAGCTGCGGGTGTCGGGCCGGGCCGGGCTGATCGCGCTGCTCGCCGAGGAGGCGGTCGAGCCGACACCGCTGCCCGGCCCGTACGCGCTGCCGTCGCCGCACGAGGCGCACCGCAGCGACGGCCCGGCCGCCTGA
- a CDS encoding NAD(P)H-quinone dehydrogenase, giving the protein MARIVIVGGGPAGYEAALVAAQLGAEVTLVERDGSGGACVLYDCVPSKTFIASSDVVTTFRGAEALGVRAERATVDAAAVHGRVQRLAAKQSEDIHDKVVKSGVEVVAGTARLAEDTLGHTHRVRITPADGAEYQVDADVVLLATGATPRVLPDARPDGERILTWRQVYDLPELPEKLIVVGSGVTGAEFASAYLAMGVDVTLVSSRDRVLPSEDTDAAAALEKVFGDRGMTVLHRSRAASVRRDGDGVRVELTDGRVVTGSHALMTVGSVPNTAGLGLEEYGVALGRGGFVTVDRVSRTNVPGIYAAGDCTGLLMLASVAGMQGRIAMWHALGEAVQPLRLSTVSANVFTDPEIATVGASQAAVDSGRVPARTVMLPLRTNPRAKMQGIRDGFVKLFCRPASGLVVGGVVVAPKASELILPIAMAIEHHLSVQQLAQTITIYPSLSGSLAEAARQLMQHEFD; this is encoded by the coding sequence GTGGCACGCATCGTCATCGTCGGAGGCGGGCCGGCCGGGTACGAGGCGGCGCTGGTGGCCGCGCAGCTCGGCGCCGAGGTCACCCTGGTCGAGCGGGACGGTTCGGGCGGCGCCTGCGTGCTGTACGACTGCGTGCCGAGCAAGACGTTCATCGCCTCCTCCGACGTGGTCACCACGTTCCGCGGCGCCGAGGCCCTCGGAGTCCGCGCCGAGCGGGCCACCGTGGACGCGGCGGCCGTGCACGGCCGGGTGCAGCGGCTGGCCGCGAAGCAGTCCGAGGACATTCACGACAAGGTGGTGAAGTCCGGCGTCGAGGTGGTCGCCGGTACCGCCCGGCTCGCCGAGGACACCCTCGGGCACACCCACCGGGTCCGGATCACCCCGGCCGACGGTGCCGAGTACCAGGTGGACGCCGACGTGGTGCTGCTCGCCACCGGCGCGACCCCGCGGGTGCTGCCGGACGCCCGGCCGGACGGCGAGCGGATCCTCACCTGGCGCCAGGTGTACGACCTGCCCGAACTGCCGGAGAAGCTGATCGTGGTCGGCTCCGGGGTGACCGGCGCCGAGTTCGCCTCCGCGTACCTCGCGATGGGCGTCGACGTGACGCTGGTGTCCAGCCGCGACCGGGTACTGCCCAGCGAGGACACCGACGCGGCGGCGGCGCTGGAGAAGGTCTTCGGCGACCGCGGCATGACCGTCCTGCACCGGTCCCGGGCGGCCAGCGTGCGGCGGGACGGCGACGGGGTGCGGGTCGAGCTGACCGACGGCCGGGTGGTCACCGGCTCGCACGCGCTGATGACGGTCGGCTCGGTGCCGAACACCGCCGGGCTCGGGTTGGAGGAGTACGGCGTGGCGCTGGGCCGCGGCGGCTTCGTCACCGTCGACCGGGTGTCGCGCACCAACGTGCCGGGCATCTACGCGGCCGGCGACTGCACCGGGCTGCTGATGCTCGCCTCGGTCGCCGGGATGCAGGGCCGGATCGCGATGTGGCACGCGCTGGGCGAGGCGGTGCAGCCGCTGCGGCTGTCGACCGTGTCGGCGAACGTGTTCACCGACCCGGAGATCGCCACCGTCGGGGCCTCGCAGGCGGCCGTCGACTCGGGCCGGGTGCCGGCGCGGACCGTGATGCTGCCGCTGCGGACGAACCCGCGGGCCAAGATGCAGGGCATCCGGGACGGCTTCGTCAAGCTGTTCTGCCGGCCGGCGTCCGGGCTGGTGGTGGGCGGTGTGGTGGTGGCGCCGAAGGCGTCCGAGCTGATCCTGCCGATCGCGATGGCGATCGAACACCACCTGTCGGTGCAGCAGTTGGCGCAGACGATCACGATCTACCCGTCGCTGTCCGGCTCACTGGCCGAGGCCGCCCGGCAGTTGATGCAGCACGAGTTCGACTGA
- a CDS encoding serine/threonine-protein kinase: MTTPASLGGTPDQPPQAPSDSHGSPGAVIGGRYTLHELIGSGGMGAVWRAWDDLLRRDVAIKEVLLPPGIPADERAALYERTLREARAAASLSHPSVVRMYDVVKDADRPWLVMELLQARSIADMISRNGPLPPRAVAKIGLSVLGALEAAHSAGVLHRDVKPANVLICSDGRCVLTDFGVARIMTDQNAALTTPGMVLGSPQYISPERAMGADFGPPSDLFSLGVTLYTAAQGTPPFDRGDPLSTMHAVVYEDPEPPRNAGPLAPILFGLLVKDPSQRWDVERTRSELRAALAGPLAAGAQPGAGAPMSGPPGPAPVPPGPMSPGPMSPGPMSPGPMPPGQAPPGPMPPGPMSGAPAPGVPNPMSGAPAPGALGPMSGPPVSGGPGPMAGPPAPGGPANPMRATASVPQRYPEPGYPESYEQPHSPSRQLRHLGPWLVGAGAAIVVIILVVVALGAGGVIGSDEPDTNPTTPAAQAGGPTKAVHDPAGFSTVVARDWQQIAKDPQKYAAPGDRNEWIMFQASRTGKNAAAFLRGAGHGLKVGKKYQNYHQIALRTGVKMGGHDAAEIEYTLSSNGQQRHGLWRVAAVDGHLYEVYLSVPQSSFGKDKTVYQQAVKHYRFE, from the coding sequence GTGACCACCCCTGCTTCCCTCGGCGGCACCCCCGACCAGCCGCCCCAGGCGCCGAGCGACAGCCACGGCAGCCCCGGCGCGGTCATCGGCGGCCGGTACACGCTGCACGAGCTGATCGGCTCCGGCGGCATGGGCGCCGTCTGGCGCGCCTGGGACGACCTGCTGCGCCGCGACGTGGCGATCAAGGAGGTGCTGCTGCCGCCGGGCATCCCGGCCGACGAGCGCGCCGCGCTCTACGAGCGCACCCTGCGGGAGGCGCGGGCCGCGGCGAGCCTGTCGCACCCGTCGGTGGTCCGGATGTACGACGTGGTCAAGGATGCCGACCGCCCCTGGCTGGTGATGGAGCTGCTGCAGGCCCGCAGCATCGCCGACATGATCAGCCGGAACGGGCCGCTGCCGCCCCGGGCGGTGGCGAAGATCGGCCTGTCCGTGCTCGGCGCGCTGGAGGCCGCGCACTCCGCCGGCGTGCTGCACCGCGACGTGAAACCGGCGAACGTGCTGATCTGCTCGGACGGCAGGTGCGTGCTGACCGACTTCGGCGTCGCCCGGATCATGACCGACCAGAACGCCGCGCTCACCACCCCGGGCATGGTCCTGGGTTCCCCGCAGTACATCTCTCCGGAGCGGGCGATGGGCGCCGACTTCGGCCCGCCGTCCGACCTGTTCTCGCTGGGCGTCACGCTCTACACCGCGGCGCAGGGCACCCCACCGTTCGACCGCGGTGACCCGCTGTCGACCATGCACGCGGTCGTCTACGAGGACCCGGAGCCGCCCCGCAACGCCGGGCCGCTCGCCCCGATCCTGTTCGGCCTGCTGGTCAAGGACCCGTCCCAGCGCTGGGACGTGGAGCGCACCCGGTCCGAGCTGCGTGCCGCGCTGGCCGGCCCGCTGGCCGCCGGCGCCCAGCCGGGTGCCGGCGCACCGATGTCCGGCCCGCCCGGCCCGGCACCGGTGCCACCCGGCCCGATGTCACCCGGCCCGATGTCACCGGGTCCGATGTCGCCCGGCCCGATGCCGCCGGGCCAGGCGCCACCCGGCCCGATGCCGCCCGGTCCGATGAGCGGCGCACCGGCACCCGGCGTGCCGAACCCGATGTCCGGCGCACCCGCGCCCGGTGCGCTCGGCCCGATGAGCGGCCCGCCGGTGTCCGGCGGACCGGGACCGATGGCCGGGCCACCGGCACCGGGCGGCCCGGCCAACCCGATGCGCGCCACCGCGTCGGTACCGCAGCGGTACCCGGAGCCGGGCTACCCCGAGTCGTACGAGCAGCCGCACTCGCCGTCCCGCCAGCTGCGGCACCTCGGCCCGTGGCTGGTCGGTGCCGGCGCCGCGATCGTGGTGATCATCCTGGTGGTGGTGGCGCTCGGCGCCGGTGGGGTGATCGGCTCGGACGAGCCGGACACCAACCCGACCACGCCGGCTGCCCAGGCCGGCGGCCCGACCAAGGCGGTACACGACCCGGCCGGGTTCAGCACCGTGGTGGCGAGGGACTGGCAGCAGATCGCCAAGGATCCGCAGAAGTACGCCGCGCCGGGAGACCGGAACGAGTGGATCATGTTCCAGGCCAGCCGGACCGGTAAGAACGCGGCGGCCTTCCTCCGCGGCGCCGGGCACGGGCTCAAGGTCGGTAAGAAGTACCAGAACTATCACCAGATCGCCCTGCGCACCGGCGTCAAGATGGGCGGCCACGACGCCGCGGAGATCGAGTACACGCTCAGCTCGAACGGCCAGCAGCGGCACGGGCTGTGGCGGGTCGCCGCGGTCGACGGCCACCTGTACGAGGTGTACCTGTCGGTGCCGCAGTCCTCGTTCGGCAAGGACAAGACGGTCTACCAGCAGGCGGTCAAGCACTACCGGTTCGAGTGA
- the upp gene encoding uracil phosphoribosyltransferase, producing the protein MDVTVVDHPLAAARLTAMRDVLTEPGTFRAALHELTTMLVYEATRELPVERFDINTPVSPTQGVRVAAPPLLVPVLRAGLGMADSALGLLPESSMGFVGLARDEETFEPRAYLESLPTDLTGSAVIVLDPMVATGGSLEHCCRLIADRGCTDITVVCVLTTPEGLARLESSGLPLRLVTASIDERLNDRAFIVPGLGDAGDRQFGGMPRFSR; encoded by the coding sequence GTGGATGTCACCGTCGTTGATCACCCCTTGGCCGCCGCTCGACTGACCGCGATGCGGGACGTGCTCACCGAACCCGGTACTTTCCGGGCGGCGCTGCACGAACTGACCACCATGCTGGTCTACGAGGCGACCCGGGAACTGCCGGTCGAGCGCTTCGACATCAACACCCCCGTCTCGCCGACCCAGGGCGTCCGGGTCGCCGCCCCGCCGCTGCTCGTCCCCGTGCTCCGCGCCGGGCTCGGGATGGCCGACTCGGCTCTCGGGCTGCTGCCCGAGTCGTCGATGGGGTTCGTCGGCCTGGCCCGGGACGAGGAGACCTTCGAGCCGCGCGCCTACCTGGAGTCGCTGCCGACCGACCTGACCGGCAGCGCGGTCATCGTGCTCGACCCGATGGTGGCGACCGGCGGCTCGCTGGAGCACTGCTGCCGGCTGATCGCGGACCGCGGCTGCACCGACATCACCGTGGTGTGCGTGCTGACCACGCCGGAAGGGCTGGCCCGGTTGGAGTCCAGCGGCCTGCCGCTGCGGCTGGTGACCGCCTCGATCGACGAGCGGCTCAACGACCGGGCGTTCATCGTGCCGGGCCTCGGTGACGCCGGCGACCGCCAGTTCGGTGGCATGCCCCGCTTCTCCCGCTGA
- a CDS encoding gamma-glutamylcyclotransferase produces the protein MSLYAAYGSNLDPALMRERCPHSPLVGTGWLEGWRLTFGGAELGWTDGPLATIVEDPTERVFVALYDLHKFDEPALNRWEGVESGLYHKLRLRVETLEGDQLARVHVLRGYEGGLPSALHVQLVADAAVKAGAPDDYVKAIRARPSL, from the coding sequence GTGTCGCTGTATGCCGCGTACGGCTCGAACCTCGATCCCGCCCTGATGCGGGAGCGCTGCCCGCACTCCCCCCTGGTCGGTACCGGCTGGTTGGAGGGCTGGCGGCTCACCTTCGGTGGCGCCGAGCTCGGCTGGACCGACGGCCCGCTCGCCACCATCGTCGAGGACCCCACCGAGCGGGTCTTCGTCGCGCTGTACGACCTGCACAAGTTCGACGAGCCGGCGCTGAACCGGTGGGAGGGCGTGGAGAGCGGCCTCTACCACAAGCTGCGGCTGCGGGTCGAGACGCTGGAGGGTGACCAGCTCGCCCGGGTGCACGTGCTGCGCGGGTACGAAGGCGGGTTGCCCTCGGCGCTGCACGTGCAGCTCGTCGCGGACGCCGCGGTCAAGGCCGGCGCCCCGGACGACTACGTCAAGGCGATCCGCGCCCGCCCCTCACTCTGA